The following DNA comes from Hordeum vulgare subsp. vulgare chromosome 3H, MorexV3_pseudomolecules_assembly, whole genome shotgun sequence.
TACACACCCATAATCGTGTGCCATTACAAAAATGAAAGAAGGAACTACAGAACAGGTAGGTAAAAACTGTCTACGGGGCAAAACCCTACCCCATCCTCGCACTTATtccttctccatgattttcagaaCTTTTTATtaattgttttattttttcttcttccttttatttATACAAAGAGTTTACCTGTGTATTAACAAAATGTTCATCATATATTTAGAAAATGTTCACTGTATATTACGAAAATATTCAATGTATCTTTAAAAGTCTTCATATGTATTTCAAAATGTTTATTGTAGCGTATATCAGAAAAGTGTTCAATGTGCATATTGGTTAGAGTATATGAAAACAAATTCaatctgtatatatatatatatatatattgttcatCGTACGTGTACCACAAAAATACTCATTGTGTATATAAATATTTTTCAACATATATTAAATAAAATTCAATGCACATTAAAAAAACTTTCATTGtatataaaaaaatcaataaTTGTTTAGAAGTTCAAAACTGTGTACACATTTTACAATTTGTTGTTCACTTTCAAAAGAAAAATCAAGTTTCATTTTTTATTTCGAAAATTATTCATGATTTTAAGCATTATTTGCACTTTTGAGGAAATTTATTTACAGATATACATTTtgtgaagggggggggggggggttggggtgGGTGTACCCAAATGTGACTAAATAAAGACATAACTTCCTTCCAGATATACCTTTTTTTACCCGTTGCAGATATACTACCGCTACTGCTAGAGCTGGATTGATTGCTCGAGTTAGCGCGATACCTAATTAAACCAATCATGTCCCAATAAGCTGGATTGATTGCTCCAGTTAGCAAGATACCTAATTAAACCAATCATGTCTCAATATTTCCATGTAACAGCAAACACCCGTTGCACAGGGATGTACCAGTGAGTATCATTTAATGGAGTAGCTAGATATGAATGGTAATATCctctgcaaaaataaataaatagatatgagTGTCAATAAGCACTCCCTCCGTCAAAGTTTAgaaggcatgcacgtgtacctaggtcatcaatttgacttatataaaatattttgtttaacataaaaattatatcattaaaaaatataacatctaaagtttctaatgatatattttttataatatattcCTCTCATTAACTtgatcaaattgacgacctaggtataTGTGTCGGACTTGTAAACTAAGACAGAAGGAGTACTACAAAACCCAAAATCAGAGGACGACCTTCTCATGTAAATCCTTCACTCCTCCAGCACGCACTTGAATTTCAGTGTAAACTTTGATGCTACATCAATACTTACAAATTTTCTCGTGGCATCATTTATAAATGGCATGGTGGCATCTGCAGAGGCTAGTTGAGCTGTCGACATATGTGTGACACTATCACCATGTGAAGCTATCAACCAGAAGGAGGAGAGATGGTGATGTCCCATACATATATTTTGAGTTATCTTCGCTGTCGGTTGTGCGCGGTGGAACTGTTTCCTCACATGGTTACAAACCCGCAAAAAAAATCCCCTTCCCAGAATTATTTTCCTTAAACGCGGTAAGGTTGTCACAATGGTACATTGAGGGGTTAAAAGGTGGAATATACTCTGGTGAACTATCATAATATTATTATGTTTCCAAAGATGCGGTAATAAAATAGGGGTTTATTATTATTTGGCAGCTGGTATTTTCCTCCAATGATGATTATTTTACCGTCTGATTAGATTTATGAAGCACCTTTTGTTTCGTCTCCTATTCTAATTTTTTTCACTAGCAAGAATATGAGCTCTTAAGAGATTACTCTATTTTCAAGTGCGTGATGGATATCTAATGGCTTGAGAATGCTCTGTGTTATTGACTGAACCACAAAAATGAGGAAAATAATCCAGAGCTCTGCGATTCATGTGCTGACAATGACTGAACCACACCGGTGGGTTGAGGTGCCCTACGGCGGAGCCCCCCCATTCGGCCCCAACCATCACCGCCCAATCCGGAGGGACATGTCTGCATCTTTGAACATCTCGACCGGTACCCCCACCCGTTCACCGATTCTCCGGCGTCCCTCCCCGCCCTGCCCATTATTCGTCTCCTTCTTCCTTCCTGCAGATTAGTTGATTGGCTGGTGGTAAATGTCTCTAATATATTTCGTCCAATTAGATCCGTGCAGTCATATTCAGGTTACTGAACTCTTGTTTCTTACAACATTGTACTACTAGACTGTGTCCAGTACATCATGTGCTGGTTGTTCAACCAGAAACAGGAAATTTTCTGGCTAATGACGTGATAGTTGAGTCAACAGATTTGTTTACTTCGATTCTGTTGATATCTTCAGGTTATCTAACTCCCAGTGCACGCGGAGTTCAGCCACATCGGATTCCACACTACTGAAAAAATAGTCGTTACCTAGTTCTTTGCTCTTTACTTTGGTAAACAAATCTTAGTCTTTTTGTTCTATGATATCCTATACGTTTCTCCCTGATTTTCTTTTAGGATGAGCTCACATTTTATTGTTTACACATATCACTTTATTTTAACGGGCAATGCAGATCAGGTTTGTATATATGCATATATTATTACAACAAACAATATATATTTAGATAATTTTATGCGATTCTATGCACTCGGTTTCTGCCATTCTGACCAAAATAGGTGCCAGACAGATGTGGCCCACTCTTGAGATGTAAAACAAATGAGTCTAACCTCATTCTAAAACAATCAATTCAGTGAGTCTGACCTTCATTCCGAGTTGCACTTtccttttttcaactctcatgacaAGCTGTAGCTTTCTGTTGAAATACGAAGGATTACTCTTTCTCGAAAATTCTTCACTTGCATCTGCTTGAGAAGGGTttaatgccacactataatgtttggaccaagcacggagaaagaggggttatgatggaagacaatgaagaagaagaggatgatgacagctATCCGGATCCTATGTTCCCTGAATATGGTGATACTGCAACGGggaaagctgaagatcaagagacaCCAGATGTGCCcgttgatgatgatcttcgtcggatCATTGTTGATGCAGAAACAACGGTGCAAAGTACAGCTAGTTCCAGCCCTATTGCAAAGCATTTTACATGGCAGAGAGAGGAATCAGAGAGACCAATTGAGTGAGTCTGACCTTCATTCCAAGTTGCACTTCTTTTTTTCAACTGTCATGACAAGCTGGTTTTGATAGTGCACTTTTTGGCTCGCCTCATGGACAAAACGTTCCATGCCGCTCCATATACAAATTGTGATACATATTGTGCTTCTATCCTCCTAAGAGAATTTTCACATATTTAAATTTTTATTGACAACAAATTTATTGCTATAAATCCCGCCGCAAATGCGCGGGGTATTATCTAGTTTTACTTTTACAACGGGGATGTGCAGCTCCTTCTATAGGAGTACGTACTTATTATTACCGACTATGGTCATATACATCATTGCTCACGTACTTTTATTTGACAATTCACGCACTATAGGAGTTCTTCTATCCTGACATTTTATCATGCCAAGAGTAGGTTATATCTTATACTTGCGTGCTGCAGGACTTTCTTGCTCTTTGTTTACACaatctttgaattatttagaCAGAGTACACATAATTCCCGCCCGTTAGATTGGCATGCCTGCGGGCACAATCTGGTCCTTTATCCACATAAAAATAGGCACCAGATGATAGTACACTGCACATATTGTTCCAATGAAGAAGCCGAATAAAAACGTGGCATGATTCACAGGCTTGCTGACATCCTCAGCCTTCGGACCTAGCtgtggaaaagaaaaaaaggagatgaAAAACATTAATATATCGACCATGCATGCAAAAATATTGTCCATTTTATGATTTTATGTAAGCATCCGAAATGCAAAAAAGTATAAAAGACAGATGTTGCTAACCTGCAAAGGCGAGTCCCCAGTTTGTGTCTTGACACCTGTGACGGAGCATCCCATAATCAAGCCATGCCTACGGACGCCACGGTACCATTTGGGTCCAATCCTCTTTAGTTGAACATCCTTGAACCCTGCCTCTGTGAACCATTGGATGTACTCCTCTTCAGTGGGAAACAACATCCACATGTCGGCGATAAAGCGAGACAGCCAAAAGGTTGGGTGCACCGGGCCGATCAAACATGCTTTTCCACCCAGCTTCAATACCCTGTAGGCTTCCTTGATCCCTCGCTGGGGATCTGGCCAGTACTCAATGCTTCACCCCAAGCTCAAACATGGTCAGGATCCATAGAGATCGATGCTCCACCAAAACaaattcaacatcattcatgggtaTAAGCAGTAGAGCAACGGTAGATTACCTGCCGGCGGAGACGTATCGGTCGAAGGTGTCGGTAGGGAATGGGAGGTCCTCGGCGTCGCCCTCCATGATATTCACCCCGTTGAGCGCCTCCTTCTGCCTTGCCTTGTCGAGCTGATGCGGGGACAGGTCGAGCAGCGTGACGTTCTCGGGATCCACATGCTTGACGATGCCGAGCGTGGTAAACCCGGTGCCACCGCCGACGTCGACAACCTTGAGCTTGCTGCTGTGGAGGTCGGCGGTCTTGAGCGCGTCATCGCGCATCTCCTTGGTCCAGGGGGCCAAGTTGGTGACGTGGTCGTAGATGATGGACAGGTAGCGGTAGAACCACAAGGCCTCCTTCTTGTGTTGGATGAAGCGCGGTGCCCAGACACGCCGTGCCGCCTTCGATGAGGACGACCTCCGCATTGTCGTCGCCGACGAGTCTGACATGGATGAACACGAGAATGGTACGCTGCTGTGGGCCTGTGGCGTATGGGTTGTGAGTGGATGTGCCATGAGGAGCAGGTGGTAGATATATATAGAGCCCGTTGGatctcaaaagaaaaaaaacgaaaGATATAGAGCAGGCTTTTAGTTGGTGAGTTCTAGTTGGCCGTTGGGATATAATGGCATCACCAACCGTATATTTTTTTAAACGTAATAATGTCAGTGATAGTCATGGAACTTGTATCTGatgtttagtttagtttagttttaaaaGATGTAAAACACGTCAATACAATCACATAAATTATCTATGCGTGTTGATATGATCACCTCATCCGTATCCAGCCGTATGTAGTGCTCACATTGCATGTCTGCATGAATGCGGAGCACATGTCTGCCTGGAAGTGGTGGGGCGTTGGATGAGGCATGTATTATACTccctccctttttaaatataagaaattttagagattttactatagactatatacggatgtatatagatatatttttgaatttacaTATATTTTTGAATGTAAATTCACTCGTTTCGTTATCAATGTAGTacatagtaaaatctctaaaagttctTATatttatttaggaatggagggagtattttttttgttttgtagagAACACTTTAGTTTATgttttactagcaaaagggcccgtgtattgcaacgggagaaaaataacTATAATCTTCAAGGATGCTGACCATATTACGTCCttcaaattttaggacatttcttgaaatgcatgaacattttttgaattagcaaacatttttttcaattgcacccaaaaaataatacacaaactttttttctcaaaatcatggacttttattgctttcaccaacattgttctcaaaattatgaacatttttttgaatatgggaatacttttacaaatatcccgagcattttttgaattcacaaacattttatgttttcttcaaaattctcagttttataagttgcaaacatttttcaaaagtcTATATTATTTAAATTTGAAAAAGTGgaacagaaaatgaaaataaaaaataagactaaaaacagaggcacgaactgtttttaacaTTTTTACACGGGCTTTTGTTTAAAATTATTGACTTTTTTCATTTTACAGACATTTTCtaaaaatttaaacatttttttgtatatgcaaacatttttcaaaactcctgagtagtttttgaattctcaaaaaaattatgtttcttaatattttatttcaaaattctcagtttcttaaatttaagaaaagttatttgaagttctaaattatttaaagtataaaaaaatggaactgaaaagtaaaataaaaaaactaaactaaaagaacAGGCGGccatgcatgggccggcccaaataggtgctgcatctttttccaatgCCTAGAGCGTAATATAgaaggtgcctacatgggccggctcAGTCCGGAGATTTTTCCGTTTGAAACTTTTTCTATGACTTATAAGTGCAATTGTGGGTAATTTTTATCAACTTTACGGACAATGttaatgacggacgacagaagcactaattgctttattaataggtaaagataaagaTTACGCACCTATCATACAATAAAAAACGCTGGACCACGGAATCAAACACACAACCTCCTGTGAATACCAGCGCATAGATAACACCGGAGCAACAGACGTATGACGTCGATGG
Coding sequences within:
- the LOC123445650 gene encoding 2-methyl-6-phytyl-1,4-hydroquinone methyltransferase 2, chloroplastic-like is translated as MAHPLTTHTPQAHSSVPFSCSSMSDSSATTMRRSSSSKAARRVWAPRFIQHKKEALWFYRYLSIIYDHVTNLAPWTKEMRDDALKTADLHSSKLKVVDVGGGTGFTTLGIVKHVDPENVTLLDLSPHQLDKARQKEALNGVNIMEGDAEDLPFPTDTFDRYVSAGSIEYWPDPQRGIKEAYRVLKLGGKACLIGPVHPTFWLSRFIADMWMLFPTEEEYIQWFTEAGFKDVQLKRIGPKWYRGVRRHGLIMGCSVTGVKTQTGDSPLQLGPKAEDVSKPVNHATFLFGFFIGTICAVYYHLVPIFMWIKDQIVPAGMPI